From the genome of Hippocampus zosterae strain Florida chromosome 8, ASM2543408v3, whole genome shotgun sequence:
AAGGCCAAGTGGTTGTATCCTAACATCAAGTACGTGCAAAGGTAACGCGAGTCAAATGTCGTCACGGCCCATTTTTAAGGCTGCGATGGGCGCGTGTCGGTGTCGTTCCTCAGCAAAGTTACTTTTATTTGCAGCACTCAATAAAAACTGGCTTCTGAATGATCGCTGAATTAGAAAGTTTTCCGAACCTGATGTGAGTCAAGAATTAGGTCGGCAATAGCCGTTTATTTCTAAGTGCTGCTGAAAATATAAATTACGTACTCGGCACGTTCCAACAAGTTAATTTCAAGAATGTGCAATATAaccgagcggcccggtagtccagtggttagcacgtgggcttcacagtgcagaggtaccgggttcgattccagctccggcctccctgtgtggagtttgcatgttctccccgggcctgcgtgggttttctccgggtgctccggtttcctcccacattcaaactCGCCTTTTCACCGCAATTGCCTTGACCACCGCCGCTGCAGTACGACACGAGTAAATCAGACGGGCAGTTGAAAAAGACGGCCAGCAACGCCAAGCTGCGCCGCTATCGCCCGGATTTCCGCTTCACGCCCTTCAAACAAGGTGAGCCCGTgaagcgttttttttgggggggggattaggGCTGTCCCACTTGACTTCCATGTCCTCGCAGCTCTCCAGGAAACCTGCGACTGGTTCGTTACAAACTACGACACGGCTCGCAAGTGAAACCAGTGCCTCGGGATGTGGACGAAAACAATCGGGGAGCTTACTGGGATGGGGGACCGGAGAGGTGACGGGGCCGGTACTTGCCTGGCCGCAGAGAACAAGGTGCCCCCCGAAAGAATGCGACACGCAAGCTTCCATTTTAGCGCATCAGATTCATTCTTTGCGTTTCACCGCCACATTAAAAGGAGCTGCGCTTCACACTTTGCCCAattcatttttgtaatactgGTAAACTTTGCCATCAGAGTCAAACATAATAGAAGTGTCagtttgaatgtgtttattAGGTTGTTAAAAATACTattccatgggggggggggggggtcatttaaaaaaaaaaaaacacacacacattaaccaTGAAAATCTGACGTCACATTTAACTTGACGAGTGAAAAGACGGCTTGAGTCTGCCTTCGTGAACTCTGCAGTAATCTTGTCCAAAGAGCGCCCTCTTCCTGCACGCCGTCCCAGCTTTGGTGATCGAGTTGCAGAGCGGACGTCCCGATAGCGAGCTGAAAAGTATTTTCACTAGATTTTAATGCTACTGCTCATCCATCCCGCGCAAATTAAAccaactactttttttttttaacctgcaaTGCGCatgttttttcatgtaaaaatccccaaaaacattttaccCAACATGATAtaaagcagggcggcccggtagtccagtggttagcacgtgggcttcacagtgcagaggtaccgggttcgattccagctccggcctccctgtgtggagtttgcatgttctccccgggcttgcgtgggttttctccgggtgctccggtttccttcccacattccaaaaacatgcgtggcaggctgatcgaacactctaaaaattgtccctaggtgtgagtgtgagcgtggatagttgttcgtctctgtgtaccctgcgattggctggcaaccgattcagggtgtgccccgcctactgcccgaagacagctgggataggctccagcaccccccgcgaccctagtgaggatcaagcggctcggaagatgaatgaatgaatgatataaaGCAATGAGTGCAAAAGAGAATAATGAGGACGCCGCGTGCAATGGGCTCGTCTCGACCACTGACCTGTTGCTAACTGACGGTGTGGGACTTGCACTTCTGGAGTCATTCGCAATATCGTGAAAGTCAATCAAAGGCTCAAAAGCTCCTTGGGGGGTTCCGGAAGTGATATCGTCAATcagagcctttaaaaaaaataaaataaaaaaataagaaaagtccGATTTTATGACTGCACTGTGGTTTCAACATTCCTCAAATGTGCTTACTCCTGAACGAATAGGCTGGGGTAGAAATAGAGATGCGCAGTGATGATGAGGGAGGCAACTTGCTGCAGGTTTCCTGTGAAACGATCCTTCCGGTATTCCAAAATCTGGATATGGAAAAGCAAAAACAGGAACCGCATTGTCGTCACCTCATTCGACTACTTGGATGTCGAACGACGTCGGTAAAAGATTCCCACTTGATGTCGCGCCATCTTGTTTCAGCGGGTCATCCCGTTCGATGCCGCCGTGCCCTTTCCTGAGGAGAAAGAGATTGCAAAGTTTTGCAATCGAGTTTGGTGGCCGTCTGAAAGTTTAGCAGACTAACTTTTGAGGCGTCGAGGACGGCGGATACGCGTGACGAGACTTCTGCGGCGCCGCCAATTCAAAAGTCATCAATGGCAATGCGGCAGATGGGTTTCCTCTGCTCGGAAATTGAACCCGCAACTGACTCACAAACCAGTGTCctgagcgaggggggggggggggtgacatgacatgacatgacatgacatgacaaccAATCAATGGTCATGAAAGTTTTTCCGTACCAAGCGAAAGCGCGACGATCAGCAAGCTGAGACTTGCCAGATCCAGCGCCGGCTGCTGGTTGACCTCCGCCACGGCGTTCAAGGGCACGGTGAGCAGCAGCGCGGCGCGGGAGAAAAGTGGACACCGCAGGAATGACTGGACCACGGCAAACAGTACAAAATAGCCGGTGTGCGCGATACACGTCCACATGGCGGCGATGCTTAAACCTGGAAAGACAAATAAACGAAGAtgaggacaacaaaaaaataaaataaaaacgctaAGCTAAGCGCTGCGCACAATTCACCCGCCCAGCCGAGGTAACTCTGAATGGCGCGAAGCCTTTCCTCTATTCGGCCCTGCGTTTCATCCAGGAAGTGCAGCGCGAATCCCAGACTGCTGTTCATGCGCTCCAGTTTGCCCATCAGATCGGTGTAGTAGTGCAACGTCTGGTCCTGGTACTCCAGAAACTCTGACATGCTGTCATCTGAAGTCACAGGTTGGCtcgtattacaaaaaaaaaaaattttaagccAATCAAGCAGTGTTGGATTTGACTTTGATACCCAGTTTTTGATGGATGCTCTGAGCCTGCTGTCTGACGTCAGCGAGGTCTTCAACGATTGCTCTGTGGCTCTCCTGCACTTCTGATCCTTGGATCTGCATGTTCTCACTCACAAGAGCTTCAAGGAGAAAGGTTAAACAGTAGTCttggcggttaaaaaaaaaaacaactttgggtCCCCCTTCAACCATGACTTCTGCCAACGTTGCCTGCGATCCGGCCAGCTCTCACCCATTCTGTCTGTAATTCCCTGGATGAGCTGGGCCACGAGTTCTTGTCCCGAGGCGATGAGAGCTTTCTCCTGACCCAGACGCTGCAGGTTGTCTCTCAGGGAACTTTCCATTTGACCTTGGCCTTCCCGCAGCTTGGCCTGCTGAGTCTGCAGTGCGCTGTGACCCTTCACTAGCTTGTCCAGTGATGCCGCAGTCATCTCTCTTAGTGCAAATTGGCCGTCCTGTCACAAAAACACGACTTGAGGATactttatgacagtgaaaccccgctatgcgaccacctcatttaaacgaccaccttaaaaatacgaccggttttgtacagtcccaaatagaacgcctatgtattgtattgtattgaaaccccagaaatgagaccaccccggaattcagaattgcgaccgcgatatccggtccctggaagctatcgcctcataattgcgaccaggtgtgaaaatggcagcaagcaagaagagaattgatttgaccctacaacagaaaattgaagttattcgagccagcgaacattggctgagcggtttggagttggaaaaactcaaatccaaaccattttgaagaagaaacgggagctcctagacgcataccaagcaaacgctagctcttctagaaaacgcctatgctaccgaagtgactacgacgacgtggacgagctaacttggcgatggtttcggaaagcgcgcagccagaatatccctatcagcggacagatgatccaggaacaggcacgagaatacgcgaagtagcttaaaaaggacaaagtctttaaagcgtccaacggttggctggatcgtttcaaaacaaggcacaacattggaggcgctaagctgtcaggagagcgagtcagcggtgatatgtagttttttttctcttgccttatacatacatagactattcaaatgcttaaatttcttttgtgtacaatacagttgcatgtacaatccatcatttattactcattgtgtgtacatgacgctacagtatattgttgcatgtgagccacattacttctgcattatcattactgcatgccacttcagaaatcagaccaccccgaaaataagaccaccttgagcagtaacataggtggtcttatttctgaggttacactgtattattatttacatgCCTCCGCGCATGTAATTATACTCTGACTAAAAATGGAAGaggaccaagaaaaaaaaaaaagtactgtatgtagtaCCTTGAGGTCCTCCATGGCAGATAGTTGGCTGGCAGCCGAGGCGATGAGCATGTTGACCGTTTGCGCCGCCCTGCGCCGAAATAGCTGCTGGCGACTTGCGTAGCACACAGCGCGAGCCCTGTTGCTCACTATGTGATAGGCGTTCCAAGTGTCGGAGTCCATATTTCTTGTACATTCTTTGATAGCCTGAAAAAGCACATGAGAGAACCCCGTCAGGCCTGGAAACGTATCGCCTTCAAGGAAAggtcgaattaaaaaaaaaaagtctgtaaaTGATGATACTGcaacattttgtggcttaccatGTGTTCTGTGCACGGATAACTTGGGCGACCCTCAATCTGCGCCTGGCAGTTGAACAGTAGAACGCCAAGTTTTGCCAGCTCTTCTTCCGAGAGCGCTTCGCAGCTCGCCTTTAACTGAGCCACCACCTACAGAGCACAGCTTGTTAAACTGCCATCGCGCTTGCTAGCAAGACCATTTGTATGATTGCAGTTGGGTAGCAAAAATCGGAAATGAACACAACTTCAGTTTTTTACTTCCCGTAAGTAGAGGAGCCGCGTGTTCGGAAACGTCTTTTCATCGTTTGTAGTTTTGAGTGCGAGTGAGACATCCTCTTACCTTGTGGTGGCAGCTATCTAAAGGGCTTAGCTCCATCTGCTTAGCCTCAGCCAGGAACTTCTCATCAGCGGTCGCCATTTCAAACCGCGCATCCTCAGCTAGAATTGAGGGAACTGAATctgcaggtggaggaggaggaggaggtggcagCGAAGGCGCTGCTGCCGTTTCTCCTGGAGGATCCTCGTCATTCTGCCTCAGCCACTCAAAGAGCCCAGTGACTGCTGGAAAGCTGCTGGCAAGGATGCAGAGCAGCAGGAGGTAGTTGGAAGACGACGGGAGGTGAACCATGTCTGCAACAATAAAACATTGGCTCAATAACTTCAAAACGTGCACTCGACATATTTCGACATAAATATGATTAGAATGACTCATAATTCATACGCCAGAGGAAAACactcttaaaatattttttctagaTTACACCGACATTTGTTGAATAATGTTACACAGTGTGCGAACTTAAATCAATTTATAATTTGAAACAATTGGGAAATGGCTCAGTTATCAACGAGGCTTTGCCCAGACATGCCCGCTGTGAGGCTGAGGCTCACCTCACAAGCCCAGTTTCAAAATCGCCCTTTTCTGCCCGTTCTGGTCAACGACACACATACTCCAAATGCTTACTTTTAGAAAACGGCACGCAATTTGAAATAGTTGCACTCGTGATGCATGCATCTTTACATCAGAAAGTTCAGGATTTTTGTCTTTCGGAGTCAAGCTCAGGATGAATTTACAATGAGCTATGTAACCTTTGCTGGTGAACTCATCTCAACCTTTTCGACATCTTCGATGCGCTACAAATTTAACTATATGACAAAATTCGTGACAAATCGAAAGACGTGCTGGTGTTCCATGACTTGTCGCTaaatcgagttttttttttttttaaacaacaaccaaaaaaaaacccccacctgtCATTTGATGTTGCACGACAACGGTTAAGAAGGAACCATTTCTTGGCGCGGTCCACGGTTGATGgagattatttataatttttgtaAACCACATCCCCACCCATCACAACAAGCATACAACCAATGGGATTACTCGATTATCACAAGTGGGCGGGCTAAGGGTGCGCTCGATTTTCACGCAATTGACAAGAAAGTGCTTCTAAAGCACGTTTGGTAGAGTGCTGCATGAATTCACCTCGACTTGACACCACCTCCTTAAAATACCACGATACAATAAGGTCAGGCATTTGTACCGTACTAATTGGGCGAGTGTATCGCGCAGCGTCAGCACAGCAGTGAGGTCCAAATCAAGGCAAGTTTCTTGACAGCGTTGCACGAGCCTCCTTGTTTGGTTGGTGAAACGGAAACATCTGGTGAGTCCAGCTAATCGAAAGTTATCATTTCAACAGTACGGTTGTCAATCTCTACTCAAGTGGATCAGAGTCTAGCGTTTGGCGATGTCTCTCCAGGGTTAACTCGgtgtttcattcattctctgTTGAGAGTACAGTTTAAGCTTTCCTCTGCTTGTGTTTTATGAGCACAAGACGGCCCAGCGCACTGTTGCTGCGTGGCCGGTTTACCGACGTGCTcaggtggcggccatgttggcaggggcgACATTCCTTTCAAATCAATCCACTGATCAGAATTGGATATCAAGCCAAATAGTGTGTCAACATTCAGCAACTGTTTATAAATTAGGCTTCATCTTTGTTTTAGGTTGTCCCGTGAATTCATACACGCAAGAAAAGGTTGAGCTGACAGACTCCTTCTCAAGCCTGACCCTTGACCCTTGAGATGGACTCCCAACGCATTTCAGTTGGCTTCATTGGTGCAGGGAACATGGCTTTCGGCATTGCGAAGGGCATCTTGACTGGTCAGTAAACAAGACCTAACATAAGCCGCACCTTGGTGTTTCAATTTAGCGTTGATGATCTTGCATATTGTGTCATTAAAGGGAACGTTCGCCCtatgaatgtcaaagtgagcgCTCCGTCTCTCAGGAACCTCGGACGCTTTAAGGTAACATCTCGTTCCgatcgtgtgtgtttttgtttttttgacagttCGCCAATTTATGTTGCACTTTTCATAGTATCAGTGGCACTGCGATATGGCTGATTAATcacagaaaatatatatttttaaaatggagcAAGTCAAGTTTTTACCTTTTTATTGTCAGTTTCTTCACATGCGCTAGAAGACACAAATTAATGAAACGTGCATTATCCCAGAGGTAAAAAATGTCTATCCGcttgttaaagaaaaaaaaacattaacaagtGTCTTTGCTTTCAGGAGATGAACATCTCCACAACTCACTCCAACACTGAGGTCGTGTGCAGTTGCGATGTTCTCTTTGTAGCAGTAAAACCTGATTTAGTTGCGACAGTTCTCCGTGAGATCTCGCACCACGTCACCAACAGACACATGATTGTGTCCGTTGCCGCCAGAGTCACGCTGGCAACATTAGAGGAGGTGAGTGCCCCCAAGCACGTGACCTTTACGTGTATCAAGTCAATGTGatcataatttttatttttatttttggggggggatcacCTGTCCGCAGCTCCTGCCCGAAGGTTCACGTGTCATCAGGCTGATGCCGAATCTTCCGTGCGTGGTTCTGCAGGGGGCACTCTTATTTACACGGGGCACTCATGCGAAACAAGAGCACGGTGCTCTATTGTGCGCCTTATTGCAGCGCTGCGGTTTGGTCGAAGAGGGACCCGAGGCCTGGCTCGACATCCACACTGGACTGAGCGGGAGCGGAGTTGCCTTTGTGAGTGCACTTGCTTCAACCTCTCCGAGAACTGAAATACGACGGTGTGCGAACGTGGCCAGTGACGTACACGATATGTCGTGTGCTTCACTTCCCATCAGCTGGATTCCTGATTGTTTTTCACCGCCGCAACTCTGCAAGTCAACCTGTTCAAATCATCATCGTGTGAGTGAATGGCATTATTTTCCTCTGCAGGTGTACCTCTTTGCAGAGGCCCTGGCCGAAGGAGCAGTTAAAATGGGCATGCCCGGCGCTCTCGCCCATAGAATCGCATCTCAGACTGTTCTGGTCAGTTTCATGGACGCGTGGACCGTCAATATCAATGTTGGGTCCTCGATGTCGCAATGGCGGCCTTTGTGCCGCTCTTGTATTTTCCAGTTGCTTGGCCAATACACTTTGGAGTTTTTTTGACGTCTCGGTGGCACTGGATAAGCGCCGCTTCTGTCTGTGACAGGGTGCTGGTCAGTTATTACTGGAGTCCGACAAGCATCCAGCTCAGCTGCGTTCGGAGGTCTGCACCCCAGGTGGCACAACCATCTACGGGCTTCATGCGCTGGAACAAGGAGGTGTGAGGGCATCGACCATGGCTGCCGTGGAATCTGCAACTGAGAGAGCGAGGGAGCTTGGTCGAAAGACGGCGGCGGCACCGGGAAGCATGAAATGATACCTGTGCGTGTCCTCTTCAAACTGTAAAGTCTTAATTGGAAAGTACCCTTTCTTCTCTGTTCTGCTGTTTAAAgattaaaatatttcttttgtcATCTATCCTCAAAATATTGTTTGTCTGGTCAGTACAGTAGATTGATATTTAAAacgcaaagggaaaaaaatctaatgattTCAAAAGTAGAATTTTACGGTTGTGAATGTCTGAAATGTAAACATGAATGAACATTTGGTATATTacgatattttgtgatgttttctttaatcaatgtattgcttctcagtgaaaaaagtgctttgagatgattgcatgacttggtgacttgcttgcctaagcaattccagagatggactctggagcctgctttgacgacttcatagtctgctttgtttgaattgtcaaaacttgattgagatcaatgccacttgattacacaacaaacagtgtggcgtagggagggatgagaatggccactcacctctcccaatgcacacactttagaggataaaaggaggggagcgatgctcctcagcagagtccgctgtgggtcaAAGTACgagacgcccagctcgtattgaagctcactctgctgagggtgttggctctccaccctactggcacacggtaagagttctttagcttcatacaacttgtttgaactgtgttatcatttctgtgtgggaccaataaagtgcctattgttggtagccagaagtgtcttgtcgttatttctgagtgcctatctccgacgatcctttataaaccttgatattcattcaaattgagtatcagaagtgtttcaaaacaacattGTTTCAAAAATAAGTGACGGAATGACTCGTAGAAACCAACTTGGCTCTCCAGTTTAAAGGGGCGTTCCAATGCACTTTTCCTGGTCGGAAGTCGGAAAAGTCCGACTTCGTATCGTTCCTCGAATGTCGCATAATATCCGCTACAATCGAAACTCGGACCTTGTCTGCCATCCGATTACAGCCGATGCATAttcgcaattattttttttccatttaatattttttcacacgttttattttctttcaaccCTTTTCCATGGAAAAGCGACATTGAATGTTTATCAACGTTTTTGACGaatttctttgtgtgtgcgtgtgtgtataaaaaataGAAGACTGAAAAGTAAGAGTTTAACTCGCGGAAAATCTTGGAtttttatcagcatttttggacaaatggTCTTGGGTttgtaagaaaacaaaatacgaTGAACATGAATCAAGGGGCCACTCACGGTGTCGTCCCCAATTTCTACATGTCCAACTGATTTAACCACAAAAATGGTACTCGCTTCGGAATAAGCAATGGCCACATTTTTGAAACGACAgttttatttcagcactttcGTGACATCACCACGTCACGCGAGCAAGGCGCGAACGTGCTTTTGTCCCATACCCCCATGTTGACACATCATCGCGAGCAAGCGTCCGAGCCTCTCCTCgtctccttccttcctcctcgcCGTAGTCACGTTTCGTCCACTGGCTTGCTACACCCGCACGGACCAGACCAAAAGGCCAACAGTAAGTCAACGTGCCACTGACTGCTGCGACTTGGAACTCGGACTCGTTTACTGCCATTCGTTTGAATTAGAGCGCGTAAAGGGGACCGTAAAGGTTTTTTTGGGAGTCTGCCTGCCCATGTGTTAGCCGCTGCTAGCAAACGGCTCGCGAGTTGAATGGGGCCGACACCGTAGCGGCGGGAAGCGAGGCTCGCTGCTTTTTTTTGACGTAATAATGGTCTATTTGAAACGAAATGACGTCACGACGTTCTTTGATATCCGGTTGATGGTCCGAGGCTCTGAATGAGGCTGCGACCGAATGATGACAACGCCGCCGAGCTTCTTCGGCCGCCTCCTGCGTTGTGCGACATCTTGCGCGACGGCGACGTCAATTTTGAGGGCAACGGTGGCTGCCTTGATTCTTGTTCCGATGGCGCGCTGCTGTTCAAAGGGTAGGGAAGTCAATCTTTAACGTCACCACGACTACGCCGCTCAACTTGAGCTCGTCCAACGTGGTTCTTAATCGGCGGTTCATGTTTTGATGGGAAAAAGGCTGGCACAAATGGAACACATCGgttcactttcactttctttCTGAGGGAAGGTTTGTCTTGAAAATGGAACCACTTTGAAGTCATCTCGCTTGTCGGGACAGACTGTTGGGCTTGAatctatttttcattcattcattcgttcatcttccgagccgcttgatcctcattagggtcgcggggggtgctgcagcctatcccagctgtctccgggcagtaggcgggggacaccctgaatcggttgccagccaatcgcagggcacacagagacgaacaaccattcgcactcacactcacacctagggacaatttagagcgttcaatcagcctgccacgcatgtttttggaacgtgggaggaaaccggagcacccggagaaaacccacgcaggcccggggagaacatgcaaactccacacagggaggccggatctggaatcgaacccggtacctctgcactgtgaagcccacgtgctaaccactggactaccgggccgcccctatttttatttgagcctatttattttgtatgtatTACCGTCCTAGTCACCGGTTGTTGTACTTTGCAAAAGCGCAAGATGTGTTGATTTACCTTTCTTTTCCAATCGCTTGCGGTTAACCGGATAAGAAGAGCGTTTGATCAATTGATTTTAGACTTGACAATTGCCTCTTCCCAAGGACGGTGAGTCAAGACCTCGATTTGCCATACGCTGCCCGACTGCAGCAAATGACTTCCCAAAAGACGACCCGCAGTCGGCAACGCAAGGGGAAAGCATTTCCTGCACTCACATCACCCCAAACTGCATGGCCTGCTGCATGATGTCCCATTTCGGTCATTGTGAACGGTGCCTAATCTTGTcggagcttttttttggggggggggtggggggcgttcGGCCATGACCGCAACTGTGACTAtaaagtaattcatgccttggtcacatcccggctggattaacGTGACgcgcttgactttggagtcagccgatcctccatcaagcgtgtCCAGTTGGTCCACAATACTGCCGCTCTCCTCTTGACTGGTGCTCGTAAGAGTGAAATgaatgtgttgttaaagatgGCGCGCGCAGACAAACACGACATTTTGATTGCACGTGGCAGCCAATTCAGTCTCGCCATTCCGTAGCAAACGGCGCAAAGCTTCCCGACAGTTTGCTGTCCACCATTTCCGACATTGCGGTTTTCACGACTTCATCGGCAAGACTCCCATCGTTTATCGGCAGTTCTATTATTTTCGATGGCTCGCTCACAGGTTGTGATGATTCAGCACCGGAAAGCCGATTTCGTTCTGCTTGCCGAGCTCTCATTTGCATGACGGTTTCGCTCCATCGCACGCTGCCTGACGATGTCGTCGAATCGGATTTTTGCCGGCATCGTACGCCAACGATGACTTTCTGAAGTGAAATCAGCGTCCCAAGTTTGAAGTTTCCCCTTTCACACTTGTCGCAAACCGTTCAAGGTTTTTGACGCCGCCAGACTTCCCACATGGCGTCTTTCTCTTGACTGGCGATCGGCACTTCCGAAGTCAGCGAAATTTGGCCCACTGGCCTCCAAGGCATCTGGAGCGGCATTTCCGAAAAGCTGATTTAGTCTTGGtgattgttttgaaacacttctgatactcaatttgaatgaatatcaagttttataaggatcgtcggagataggcactcagaaataacgacaagacacttctggctaccaacaataggcactttattggtcccacacagaaataataacacagttcaaacaagttgtatgaagctaaagaactcttaccgtgtgccagtagggtggagagccaacaccctcagcagagtgagcttcaatacgagctgggcgttcgtacggtaacccacagcggactctgctgaagtagcatcgctcccctccttttatcctcta
Proteins encoded in this window:
- the LOC127605794 gene encoding protein brambleberry-like, with the protein product MVHLPSSSNYLLLLCILASSFPAVTGLFEWLRQNDEDPPGETAAAPSLPPPPPPPPADSVPSILAEDARFEMATADEKFLAEAKQMELSPLDSCHHKVVAQLKASCEALSEEELAKLGVLLFNCQAQIEGRPSYPCTEHMAIKECTRNMDSDTWNAYHIVSNRARAVCYASRQQLFRRRAAQTVNMLIASAASQLSAMEDLKDGQFALREMTAASLDKLVKGHSALQTQQAKLREGQGQMESSLRDNLQRLGQEKALIASGQELVAQLIQGITDRMALVSENMQIQGSEVQESHRAIVEDLADVRQQAQSIHQKLDDSMSEFLEYQDQTLHYYTDLMGKLERMNSSLGFALHFLDETQGRIEERLRAIQSYLGWAGLSIAAMWTCIAHTGYFVLFAVVQSFLRCPLFSRAALLLTVPLNAVAEVNQQPALDLASLSLLIVALSLGHWFVSQLRVQFPSRGNPSAALPLMTFELAAPQKSRHAYPPSSTPQKKGHGGIERDDPLKQDGATSNFGIPEGSFHRKPAASCLPHHHCASLFLPQPIRSGALIDDITSGTPQGAFEPLIDFHDIANDSRSASPTPSVSNSSLSGRPLCNSITKAGTACRKRALFGQDYCRVHEGRLKPSFHSSS
- the LOC127605825 gene encoding pyrroline-5-carboxylate reductase 3-like, producing the protein MDSQRISVGFIGAGNMAFGIAKGILTGNVRPMNVKVSAPSLRNLGRFKEMNISTTHSNTEVVCSCDVLFVAVKPDLVATVLREISHHVTNRHMIVSVAARVTLATLEELLPEGSRVIRLMPNLPCVVLQGALLFTRGTHAKQEHGALLCALLQRCGLVEEGPEAWLDIHTGLSGSGVAFVYLFAEALAEGAVKMGMPGALAHRIASQTVLGAGQLLLESDKHPAQLRSEVCTPGGTTIYGLHALEQGGVRASTMAAVESATERARELGRKTAAAPGSMK